Proteins from one bacterium genomic window:
- a CDS encoding copper oxidase, with the protein MRKSLKPFRRSQKLLFGRGVFILGLLVLGCWGAASAQARTLTADVVALDQVYFYNRFGSYNPAGMIYALRRDVVDSLSGEPIGQAGTPGQVMLRPDRRPRPLVLRANVGDTLVVRFTNLLDPVRPSEDSPATRFASMVAVGVTTSGDTGISGVGPGDSTTYTWSCEREGTHLIFSNAAPAGGEGDGGSAVQGLFGALHCEPRGSKWYRSQVQASEMAQATVGYLPTGHPRLDYEAIDPSGTPILNMLKGTEIVHSDLNALIVGFQQNDDGIEATAEGSFREFTAIYHDEIKAVQAFALLEQEQLKGVRDGFAINYGSSGMGPILLANRQSLGPAKDCVGCSYEEFFLSSWVNGDPALRVEYEHDPANVHHSYLNDNVKFRVLHGGVKETHVHHLHGHQWLGATENRENSTYLDSQTLGPMQNYTTEILYGGSGNRNKTPGDAIFHCHLYPHFAQGMWALWRIHDTFEDGSRRLPDGEHGPGTDPLSGLTSGGTPIPAVVPMPQRAMVPMPTYGPNAFPGYPFYIAGRAGHRPPQPPLEPVVDAGLPRHIMTGGARITKELLGREADFSVVHTALQIQLLEKEGTTLERAAMDFHAAAGGHPSMTPEGNPATLAVNGLPPVPGAPFADPCPPGKTTGTRNYHVSAIQLDLLVNSHGWHDPQARINVLDSDVELFEGKSTTASPFFFRANSGECINFFHTNRTPRELERDDYQVRSPTDTIGQHIHLVKFDLTSSDGSANGWNYEDGTLARQEVEERIRASREPGGWALDPQGNPVQLFATGQYQTTVQRWWADPLLNQLGKDRTIRTAFTHDHFSPSSIQQHGFYSALLIEPEGSQWLAANSLEDLSQPMDPARGVGTQMRIVNASQKDTHPDYREFALAVADFAIVYDPTTTPRPGTIRPEFGNPVNPPLLPEAISAEDPGTFLVNYRHEPIPLRVGLFDPQDGSFLGTKPGKAGDMAYVFDSSVHGDPFTEIFKAYEGDRVVLRLIQGAQEEQHVVSINAMRWSREQNESNSLVVGAQELGLSEHFELAMGLMDESARTSETADYLYHFNATDDFWNGAWGFIRSFSSPDARDPATGQRIGDTLQALPENPDGRLTVLKRDERRFLRGCPPALASRVRRYQVEAWAARDLLPAGAIRYNSEHSVEDPSGMLFIHAADREAYMLGLKEPEPLVIRANAGECIEVTLTNRLPGEIPDHEGDARLVPITAMEADMFRPSNRVSLHPQLVDYDPRRGDGVNVGWNTSQPGFPADQTVGPGQSITYRWYAGVMELGKRAGGQDRKRARPREYGPIPLISGADVIKHPGQGLVGALIIEPRNSRYRDPVTGAALSRNRNYLSARIQAPVRFGGNFLEHVLVYQAGLNLLKEGLAMPEHFMADDAEDSGEMGINYKTEPFTLRLGLEADQDTNDTVYPQDFFLGPISTPVLTAKPGERVRFRVLFPAGPARQTSFFLYGHDYPDAGRPGFLSSGSSLLAPGKAVTAEPFGGAKAGTWIFRAGPNFHFSRGMWGRFEVR; encoded by the coding sequence ATGAGGAAATCTCTTAAGCCATTCAGGAGGAGTCAGAAACTTCTTTTTGGGAGAGGCGTTTTCATCTTGGGGCTTTTGGTGCTCGGCTGCTGGGGAGCTGCAAGTGCCCAAGCCAGGACCCTTACTGCGGATGTTGTGGCCCTGGATCAGGTCTACTTCTACAACAGATTTGGATCTTACAACCCCGCGGGAATGATCTATGCCCTCAGGCGGGATGTGGTGGACTCCCTAAGTGGCGAACCCATAGGTCAGGCCGGAACACCGGGGCAGGTCATGCTCAGGCCCGACAGAAGGCCTCGTCCTTTGGTGCTTCGGGCCAATGTTGGGGACACCTTGGTGGTAAGGTTCACCAATCTCCTGGATCCGGTGCGTCCCAGCGAGGACTCTCCGGCCACACGTTTTGCCTCCATGGTTGCGGTGGGTGTTACAACTTCAGGAGACACGGGCATCTCTGGAGTGGGTCCTGGTGACAGCACTACTTACACCTGGAGCTGCGAAAGAGAGGGAACTCACCTCATTTTCAGCAACGCCGCACCCGCAGGCGGTGAAGGCGACGGTGGAAGCGCAGTGCAAGGGCTTTTCGGAGCCCTTCATTGCGAGCCCCGGGGCAGCAAATGGTACAGGAGCCAGGTGCAAGCTTCGGAGATGGCCCAGGCCACCGTAGGGTATTTGCCCACCGGCCATCCTCGCCTGGACTATGAGGCAATTGACCCCTCGGGCACTCCCATTCTCAACATGCTGAAGGGAACCGAGATAGTGCATTCGGACTTGAATGCACTTATCGTGGGATTCCAACAAAATGACGACGGCATTGAGGCCACTGCGGAGGGAAGCTTCAGGGAATTCACGGCCATATATCACGATGAAATAAAGGCCGTGCAGGCATTTGCCCTTTTGGAGCAGGAGCAGCTAAAAGGCGTCAGGGACGGCTTTGCCATAAACTATGGCTCCAGCGGCATGGGACCCATCCTGCTGGCCAACAGGCAGAGCTTGGGGCCTGCCAAAGATTGCGTGGGTTGTTCTTATGAGGAGTTCTTCCTTAGTTCATGGGTCAATGGGGATCCGGCTCTTCGGGTGGAATACGAGCATGACCCGGCCAATGTTCACCACAGCTACCTAAACGACAACGTGAAGTTCAGGGTGCTCCACGGTGGGGTCAAAGAGACCCATGTCCACCATCTCCACGGCCACCAATGGCTTGGGGCCACTGAAAACCGGGAAAACTCCACTTACCTGGACTCCCAGACCTTGGGACCCATGCAGAACTATACCACAGAGATACTCTACGGTGGCTCTGGGAACAGGAACAAGACCCCTGGCGATGCCATCTTTCACTGCCACCTTTACCCACATTTTGCCCAGGGCATGTGGGCCCTCTGGCGCATCCACGACACTTTCGAGGACGGCTCTAGGAGGCTCCCGGACGGTGAGCACGGCCCGGGCACAGACCCTCTAAGCGGGCTTACCTCCGGCGGAACGCCCATTCCGGCCGTTGTCCCCATGCCTCAAAGAGCCATGGTACCCATGCCCACTTACGGCCCAAATGCTTTCCCAGGATACCCCTTTTATATTGCAGGCAGGGCAGGGCACAGGCCTCCACAGCCCCCTTTGGAGCCTGTAGTGGACGCAGGTCTACCCAGGCACATCATGACAGGCGGGGCCAGGATCACCAAGGAGCTCTTGGGAAGGGAGGCTGATTTCTCTGTGGTTCACACGGCCCTGCAGATTCAACTCCTGGAAAAGGAAGGCACTACCCTGGAGAGGGCAGCCATGGATTTCCATGCAGCCGCAGGGGGCCATCCCAGCATGACCCCGGAGGGGAATCCTGCCACATTGGCAGTCAATGGGCTCCCCCCTGTACCTGGGGCCCCGTTCGCTGATCCGTGCCCCCCTGGGAAGACCACTGGTACCCGAAACTACCATGTCTCAGCCATACAACTGGATCTCCTGGTCAACTCCCATGGTTGGCACGATCCCCAGGCCAGGATAAACGTGCTGGACTCGGATGTGGAACTTTTCGAGGGCAAAAGCACCACAGCCTCTCCCTTTTTCTTCAGGGCCAACTCAGGAGAATGCATAAACTTCTTCCACACAAACCGCACTCCCAGGGAGCTGGAAAGAGACGACTACCAGGTCAGGTCCCCCACTGATACCATCGGCCAGCACATCCATCTGGTCAAGTTCGACCTGACCTCCTCGGACGGCTCGGCAAACGGCTGGAACTACGAGGACGGAACCCTGGCCAGACAGGAGGTGGAGGAGCGCATCAGGGCCTCCAGGGAGCCAGGCGGTTGGGCTTTGGATCCCCAAGGGAACCCGGTGCAACTTTTCGCCACAGGCCAATACCAGACAACGGTCCAGAGATGGTGGGCAGACCCGCTCTTGAACCAGCTGGGTAAAGACCGCACAATAAGAACGGCCTTCACCCATGATCACTTTTCCCCCTCTTCAATTCAGCAACACGGCTTCTACAGCGCTCTTTTGATAGAGCCCGAGGGCTCCCAGTGGTTGGCCGCAAACAGCCTGGAGGATCTCTCTCAGCCCATGGATCCAGCAAGGGGAGTGGGCACACAGATGCGCATAGTCAATGCCTCGCAAAAGGATACGCATCCTGATTACAGGGAATTCGCACTGGCTGTGGCGGATTTCGCCATAGTTTACGATCCCACCACCACACCCAGGCCCGGCACCATAAGGCCTGAGTTTGGAAATCCCGTTAATCCGCCCCTGTTGCCTGAGGCCATCTCCGCAGAGGATCCAGGCACCTTTCTGGTGAACTATCGCCATGAGCCCATACCTCTCAGGGTGGGGCTCTTTGACCCGCAAGACGGAAGTTTCCTGGGTACCAAGCCCGGAAAAGCCGGCGACATGGCTTACGTTTTCGACTCCTCCGTCCATGGGGATCCCTTCACCGAGATCTTCAAGGCTTATGAAGGAGACAGGGTGGTCTTGCGCCTGATCCAGGGAGCCCAGGAAGAGCAACATGTGGTCAGCATAAACGCCATGCGCTGGTCTAGGGAACAAAATGAGTCCAACTCCCTTGTGGTGGGAGCCCAGGAGCTCGGTCTCTCAGAGCACTTTGAGCTGGCCATGGGGCTCATGGACGAAAGCGCCCGCACATCGGAGACCGCGGATTACCTTTATCACTTCAATGCCACAGATGATTTCTGGAACGGGGCCTGGGGATTCATCCGTAGCTTCAGCAGTCCGGATGCCAGAGATCCTGCCACGGGCCAGCGCATTGGCGACACCCTTCAAGCTCTTCCCGAAAACCCTGACGGGAGACTCACGGTGTTGAAAAGGGATGAGAGGCGGTTTCTCAGGGGATGTCCTCCGGCCTTGGCAAGCAGGGTGAGACGATACCAGGTGGAGGCATGGGCAGCCAGGGATCTGCTCCCTGCTGGGGCAATAAGATATAACTCAGAGCACTCTGTGGAGGACCCAAGCGGCATGCTCTTCATCCACGCGGCAGACAGAGAGGCCTACATGCTGGGACTGAAAGAGCCCGAGCCCTTGGTCATAAGGGCCAATGCGGGAGAGTGCATTGAGGTGACTCTGACCAACAGACTCCCCGGGGAAATACCTGATCATGAGGGAGATGCCAGGTTGGTGCCCATTACAGCCATGGAAGCGGACATGTTCAGGCCTTCCAACAGGGTTTCCCTGCATCCCCAGCTGGTGGACTATGATCCCAGGAGGGGAGACGGCGTGAACGTGGGTTGGAACACATCCCAGCCTGGATTCCCGGCGGATCAGACTGTGGGACCGGGCCAGAGCATCACCTACCGGTGGTATGCAGGAGTGATGGAGCTGGGAAAAAGAGCCGGCGGTCAGGACCGAAAAAGAGCCAGGCCGCGTGAGTATGGGCCAATTCCTTTGATCTCGGGAGCTGACGTGATCAAGCATCCCGGTCAAGGTCTTGTGGGCGCTCTCATCATAGAGCCTAGAAACTCCAGGTACAGGGATCCGGTTACAGGGGCTGCCCTGTCCAGAAACCGCAACTACCTGAGCGCCAGGATACAGGCCCCAGTGCGCTTCGGGGGAAATTTCCTGGAGCATGTTCTGGTTTACCAGGCGGGTCTGAATCTCCTGAAGGAAGGTTTGGCCATGCCCGAGCATTTCATGGCCGACGATGCCGAGGATTCAGGAGAAATGGGTATCAATTACAAGACTGAACCCTTCACCCTAAGGCTGGGGCTGGAGGCAGATCAGGATACCAACGACACGGTCTACCCCCAGGATTTCTTCCTGGGGCCCATATCCACCCCGGTGCTTACTGCCAAGCCAGGGGAAAGGGTGCGTTTCAGGGTTCTTTTCCCTGCGGGACCGGCCCGTCAAACAAGCTTCTTTCTCTACGGGCACGACTATCCTGACGCCGGAAGGCCTGGTTTTCTCTCCAGCGGCTCCAGCCTGCTGGCCCCGGGCAAGGCAGTGACAGCAGAACCCTTTGGGGGTGCCAAGGCAGGAACCTGGATATTTAGAGCTGGGCCCAACTTCCATTTCTCCAGGGGAATGTGGGGCCGCTTTGAGGTGAGATAG
- a CDS encoding methyltransferase domain-containing protein: protein MFHGLLDLLRRSRWGFEWRYLRGQTPWDTNITPPEVMEFVAQHPPGKALDLGCGTGTNAITLAKNGWKVTAVDISAKAIARARDKARAAGLEIQFLRADVTDLSMLRDSYDYALDIGCLLGLGKKARARYARELARLVRTGGWYMLYAWLPRKWRGSTWGMSQEEVDCLFDPHFSKMRQVMGQERGFPSAWYWFQRRSI from the coding sequence ATGTTTCATGGACTCCTGGATCTTCTTAGAAGAAGCCGCTGGGGGTTTGAGTGGCGCTACCTTCGCGGTCAGACCCCTTGGGATACCAACATCACTCCCCCGGAGGTAATGGAATTCGTTGCCCAGCATCCACCTGGAAAGGCACTGGATCTTGGATGCGGCACCGGAACCAATGCCATCACTCTGGCAAAAAATGGCTGGAAGGTCACGGCAGTGGATATCTCCGCCAAGGCCATTGCACGGGCCAGGGACAAGGCGAGGGCTGCTGGCCTGGAGATTCAGTTCCTCCGGGCGGATGTGACCGACCTGTCCATGTTGAGGGATTCTTACGATTACGCCCTGGACATAGGCTGCCTCTTGGGGCTGGGCAAAAAGGCAAGGGCCAGGTACGCCCGAGAGCTGGCCAGGCTTGTGAGAACAGGCGGATGGTACATGCTCTATGCTTGGCTTCCCAGGAAGTGGCGGGGCAGCACTTGGGGTATGTCCCAGGAAGAAGTGGACTGCCTTTTTGATCCTCACTTCTCAAAAATGCGACAGGTGATGGGCCAGGAACGTGGTTTCCCCTCTGCCTGGTATTGGTTCCAGAGGAGATCCATTTAG
- a CDS encoding DUF3786 domain-containing protein encodes MDKIEAFEEIYRDYLEQLGQVDLERVCKRLGLAREGQEAIVPLFGHLHRVSSKGILNPQGKRPIHSVCVILSKYLILCPEIEPMGSEWVTYREFKDAAPFVGGFMAHAEKPIAQAFAGGLPKLVQAAEQLAGKPVETEVRVDLAIRFQALPKLPMLLLMNDQDEDFPAQCSLLFQSRAQNYLDMECLAMMGWVLAEWLGSYSSWSKTTVGK; translated from the coding sequence ATGGACAAGATCGAAGCCTTTGAGGAGATCTACCGGGACTATCTGGAGCAGCTGGGCCAAGTGGACCTAGAGCGAGTATGCAAGAGACTTGGGCTTGCCAGGGAGGGCCAGGAGGCTATTGTGCCCTTATTCGGCCATCTCCACAGGGTCTCAAGCAAAGGTATCTTGAATCCCCAGGGCAAGAGACCCATTCATTCCGTGTGCGTTATTCTTTCCAAGTATCTCATCTTGTGCCCCGAGATAGAACCCATGGGATCTGAGTGGGTGACATACAGGGAATTCAAAGACGCGGCTCCCTTTGTGGGAGGCTTCATGGCACATGCCGAAAAGCCTATAGCTCAGGCTTTCGCTGGAGGGCTTCCAAAGCTTGTACAAGCAGCAGAGCAATTGGCTGGCAAGCCTGTGGAGACGGAAGTCAGGGTAGATCTGGCCATCAGATTCCAGGCCCTCCCCAAGCTGCCCATGCTTCTGCTCATGAATGACCAGGACGAGGATTTTCCAGCCCAATGCTCTCTTCTTTTTCAGAGCAGAGCCCAGAACTACCTGGATATGGAGTGCCTGGCCATGATGGGCTGGGTGCTGGCAGAGTGGCTGGGTAGCTATAGCTCATGGAGCAAGACCACTGTGGGCAAATAG
- a CDS encoding PAS domain S-box protein has translation MQNEVAPQTSGSSAQEEPQNRASAEGLDVPVSPWQLLILLTASVFFAELTIMGFIYELSPFSALENALLDSFTLTLFLFVMIHYFMYRPLVREIHRRRQAEEALEEANKTLESKIQQRTKELQETNQRLVQEVETRKWTESELRKSEERYRLLIDTMSEGLEVVDSQGHITYVNQRLCEMLGYSADEMIGRSMNDFFVPQQGDFFETRLKDLRQCALGHQEVSWVTKEGKEIHTIFSPRLFFDQESRLMGCFAVVTDITDRKVMEEALRESENKLRVLSSKMLSAQEQERKRLAREIHDQLGQDLATLKLQVRSLQNAVTGKDPKAISQCKELSDYIDEVIENVRRLYQDLGPTPLEDLGLTLALRWLVDDFAKHHSIEACLEAEEVDKLLSQDAQLMVYRVVQEALNNTGKHAQASRVLVSLSKARDEILVTIADNGRGFKTDGASRKTHRGEGMGLLFMDERAWMLGGSLSIKSEPGKGTQVILAVPVLRGVAL, from the coding sequence ATGCAAAATGAAGTTGCACCTCAAACCTCAGGCTCTTCCGCTCAGGAAGAACCGCAAAACAGAGCCTCCGCCGAGGGGCTGGATGTGCCAGTTAGCCCATGGCAGCTCCTGATTCTGCTAACAGCATCTGTTTTCTTTGCGGAGCTTACAATAATGGGGTTCATCTATGAGCTGTCCCCTTTCTCTGCTTTGGAAAACGCCCTTCTTGACAGTTTCACCTTGACCCTGTTCCTGTTCGTCATGATCCACTACTTCATGTATCGTCCCCTTGTCCGGGAGATTCACCGCCGAAGGCAGGCTGAGGAGGCTCTGGAGGAGGCCAACAAGACCCTTGAAAGCAAAATTCAGCAAAGGACAAAGGAACTTCAGGAGACCAACCAAAGGCTTGTCCAAGAGGTGGAGACCAGGAAATGGACAGAGAGTGAGCTTCGCAAGAGCGAAGAGCGCTATCGTCTTCTCATAGACACCATGAGTGAGGGCTTGGAAGTGGTGGATTCCCAGGGACACATAACATACGTGAATCAAAGGCTTTGCGAAATGTTAGGCTATTCAGCTGATGAGATGATAGGCCGCTCAATGAATGATTTCTTTGTGCCCCAGCAAGGGGATTTCTTTGAGACCAGATTGAAAGATCTCAGGCAATGTGCCTTGGGGCACCAAGAGGTGAGCTGGGTTACCAAGGAGGGTAAAGAGATCCACACCATCTTCTCCCCCAGGCTCTTTTTCGACCAGGAAAGCCGCCTCATGGGTTGTTTTGCAGTGGTCACAGACATAACGGATCGCAAGGTCATGGAAGAGGCTCTGAGGGAGTCGGAAAACAAACTCCGGGTTCTCTCCTCAAAGATGCTCTCAGCCCAGGAGCAAGAGAGGAAACGCCTTGCCAGAGAGATTCATGACCAACTGGGCCAAGATCTGGCAACCCTAAAGCTTCAAGTAAGGTCTTTACAGAATGCTGTTACAGGAAAGGACCCCAAGGCAATTTCCCAGTGCAAGGAGCTTTCGGATTACATCGACGAGGTCATAGAGAATGTGCGTAGGCTCTACCAAGATCTGGGTCCTACTCCCTTGGAGGATCTGGGCCTCACGCTGGCCTTGCGATGGTTGGTGGATGATTTTGCCAAACATCACTCCATAGAGGCCTGCCTGGAGGCTGAGGAAGTGGATAAGCTTCTTTCCCAGGATGCCCAATTAATGGTGTACAGGGTGGTGCAGGAGGCCCTAAATAACACAGGCAAGCACGCCCAGGCAAGCCGCGTCTTGGTCAGCCTCAGCAAGGCTCGGGATGAGATCCTGGTCACCATAGCCGACAACGGCCGAGGCTTTAAGACAGATGGGGCAAGCCGCAAGACCCATCGGGGAGAGGGAATGGGTCTGCTATTCATGGACGAAAGGGCTTGGATGTTGGGAGGCTCCCTTTCGATTAAAAGCGAGCCAGGAAAAGGCACCCAGGTGATTCTTGCTGTTCCGGTCTTGAGGGGGGTAGCTCTATGA
- the ilvC gene encoding ketol-acid reductoisomerase yields the protein MTAIYYDADARLEILKDKTMGIIGYGNQGRAQALNMRDSGVGNIIVGGIKDQYLDLAAQEGFETASVEEASERADIIFLLIPDEVAPEVYQKSIGPRLKKGAALNFASGYNITFGFIVPEPTLDVIMVAPRMIGEGVRQCYLKGEGFPSFVAVEQDATGNAKQIALAIAKAIGSTRRGAIEVSFRQETLMDLMAEQATWPLIFSVLTEVFHFQVEQGIPEEAVLMELYVSKEPAVMLEKMADMGLFRQMPLHSHTSQYGQLSRFKEVDKNYIRNFIQKQFENILSGGFASEWRSEQEKGLPLFKRLLDEALASPISQAEQRLRSRLR from the coding sequence ATGACGGCCATCTACTATGATGCGGATGCAAGGCTAGAGATCCTCAAGGACAAGACCATGGGCATCATAGGTTACGGAAATCAGGGTAGAGCCCAGGCCTTGAACATGAGGGACTCGGGGGTTGGCAACATAATCGTGGGAGGCATAAAGGACCAGTATCTGGATCTGGCAGCCCAGGAAGGCTTTGAAACTGCATCTGTGGAAGAGGCATCTGAAAGAGCCGACATAATCTTTCTTCTTATCCCTGATGAGGTGGCCCCGGAAGTTTACCAGAAAAGCATCGGTCCGAGACTCAAGAAGGGTGCTGCCTTGAACTTTGCCTCAGGTTACAACATAACCTTCGGCTTCATAGTTCCCGAGCCCACCTTGGATGTGATAATGGTGGCTCCCCGCATGATAGGAGAAGGGGTCAGGCAATGCTATCTAAAAGGAGAGGGATTCCCCTCTTTTGTAGCCGTGGAACAGGATGCCACGGGAAATGCGAAGCAAATCGCCCTGGCCATAGCCAAAGCCATCGGCTCCACCAGGCGTGGTGCCATAGAGGTAAGCTTCAGGCAGGAGACCCTCATGGACCTCATGGCAGAGCAGGCTACCTGGCCCCTTATTTTTTCGGTCCTTACAGAGGTTTTCCACTTCCAGGTGGAACAGGGCATCCCCGAGGAAGCAGTCTTGATGGAACTATATGTTTCCAAGGAACCTGCGGTGATGCTGGAAAAGATGGCCGATATGGGCTTGTTCAGACAAATGCCCTTGCATTCCCACACCAGCCAATATGGACAACTCTCCAGGTTCAAGGAAGTGGACAAGAACTATATCCGGAACTTCATCCAGAAGCAGTTCGAAAACATCCTTTCAGGAGGATTCGCCTCTGAGTGGAGATCGGAACAGGAAAAGGGCTTGCCCCTCTTTAAGAGATTGTTGGATGAGGCTTTGGCCTCTCCCATAAGTCAGGCTGAGCAAAGGCTTAGATCAAGGCTCCGGTAG
- a CDS encoding response regulator transcription factor produces MSTRYRILLADDHAMFRAGVRKMILERPDLDVVAEVGDGLELLEALRNTKPDLVVLDISMPRLRGIEATREIKSLHPEVKVLVLTMHNKKEYCHMCLSAGADGYLLKEDTPSELFVAIDAIIRGATYISPTLSRDLMEDFVLMARGKLKSPVDPLSHREREVLRLIGEGKSSREIGKLLFISTRTVEHHRSSIMKKLRIKTTAELVRYALEMD; encoded by the coding sequence ATGAGCACTCGGTACAGGATCCTTCTGGCCGATGACCATGCCATGTTCCGGGCTGGCGTGCGCAAGATGATCCTGGAGAGGCCAGACCTGGATGTGGTGGCAGAGGTGGGGGATGGGTTGGAACTGCTGGAGGCCCTCAGAAATACCAAGCCCGATCTGGTTGTGCTTGACATCTCCATGCCTCGCCTCAGGGGTATAGAGGCCACAAGGGAGATAAAGTCCTTGCATCCCGAGGTCAAGGTACTTGTGCTTACCATGCACAACAAGAAGGAATACTGCCACATGTGTTTATCGGCCGGAGCCGACGGGTATCTTTTAAAAGAAGACACTCCCTCGGAGCTCTTTGTGGCCATAGACGCCATTATCCGGGGCGCCACTTACATCTCCCCCACCCTCAGCAGGGATCTCATGGAGGACTTCGTGCTCATGGCCCGCGGCAAGCTCAAGAGCCCGGTGGATCCCCTCTCCCACAGAGAAAGGGAGGTCCTCAGATTGATAGGAGAGGGCAAATCCAGCAGGGAGATAGGTAAGCTTCTTTTCATAAGCACCCGCACGGTGGAGCACCATCGCTCCAGCATCATGAAAAAGCTCCGAATTAAGACAACTGCGGAGCTGGTCAGGTATGCCCTTGAAATGGACTGA